In the Drosophila willistoni isolate 14030-0811.24 chromosome 3R, UCI_dwil_1.1, whole genome shotgun sequence genome, TTTGTTACCAAAGATTTTAACTGTCAGCAAGTTGGGCGACTTAATTTGAATTTACGGTGCCGCCAGGAGCGCCTCGTTCTGGTCTCTGGGCTTTCGGTTGGGCTTGGGGTTTGCTTCCTCTCTGGTTGCCGGTTGCCAGTTGCAGCTTCAGTTATAGAGTTCTCACCCGTTTTGGCTATTATTTCGCACAAACACCATTAAATACTGAGTAGAGTTTACTTTTCCGGCTGTTATTGGTGTTGTTGTCTTCTGGTCGATGGGGGCGTGGGTCCTGTCCACGTACATGTCGCCAAGTAAGTGtgcatgtgtgtttgtgtgtgtatgtgggcgacaataatattcaaattctACTCTGTTGCAGTGGGTTGCAACACTTTTTTTCCTCTTGTGTGTCCAAATGGGCCATGGGCGTGGTATGACACTTTTACACTCAATATATTTGCCTAGGTAGTCGCCACTCGGCTGCTTATGCACTGAAAGAAATACTTGTCcagaaatttgaaaaaagaTAATAAGCATAAGGTCATAAATCAAAAGGTCATAGGATAAGGTTAACTATATAGGGTAAGAATTCTTTATCCATGTAGGACAGAATAATTTTgcgttatttttatatatttaatactTCAACCATTTAGTTTTGTGTAGTGTCGCCTTTTGACTCCCGCTtgcattttcatatttatgtGTCTCCAGATAGCGGCAACGTTGCAGTCAAAAGTTATTCTTCGTTCGCACTTCAGTGTGTGTTGCCTTCTCTTTCTaactgtgtgcgtgtgtgtgtgtgtgtttatatgCTAATACTTTAGCTCACATGCAGGGCCCTGGCGCTATTATCGCGACTGCCACTTGGGCGTCGAACTTCGGTTTTAACGCCTTACCACCCAACCAGGATCTCTGGCCCAGACCGAAAGCATTTGCAATTTCGGTTTGGAGTTTTCTGCTCTTCACCACTCGTACGCTGTAAAATGAATTTTACTTCATTTTGATATGTTTTCCCAGCTGGTTTTAGTGCCAGTCACATAAATACTTGCGGGTATATGTGTGGGGCGTTCAGTTTCAGTTTGTTGTTGCCCCACTATCACAAtgataataaattttattaatctCGCTGTCACACAAATACACATGCACCCACATCTCCATCTACTCACACTcgcactcacactcacacatacattgTGTCTATCTTAACACTCGCTGATCAAGTGTTCAGCTAACTATATAgtcaaatatatacatttgttaAACCTGGCATCGCCCCtccgagagagagaaaatgcCACGCGAATGCCTTGCAATTTATTTCCATTCCCATTTCGCTGCACCCCGCACTCGCCAGAAGCCATAATTGTGTGGAGCGGCGCATGTGCAGCCAACGAGCTTCAGCAGAAGGGTATTTATTATGTAATTATTGTTGTGCATTCTAATTGCGAAACTTATTTATATTGTTGATGCGGCTCTCAAAGGCGGCAAGAACAGAAGCGCGGGTGGAGTGTGGTTGCATCGTGGTTCGAGCATAGAAATTCTCTTGAGCCCTTTTGGCACTTAGCGTCACTGCACAGTGGTTCTACTTAACCCAATAATAAAGtcaattaattgaaataaaaaaaaacaacaactcgAAATATGTGATTAAAACGCAAAGCAATTTACATTAAACCAGAAGAAGTCttttaaacttaaataaaattttctttaatactTATGATGTTTAGTTTCCTTTGGATGAACTCACTTAGGAACAAcgataaatattaaaattgcaGTTTAATAagaatagaaaacaaaaaaaaacaaaataaagtcaTAAACCCCGTATAGAAATTCACCAACTTAAAGATGTTTTCCCTATTCAAGTActgcaaaagaaaattctcagtaataaaaaacaaattaaattctaGAATAAAAACTGCCAACAAAACATTGTGTTCTCTTTTTATCGTTTCACTTTATGACACACTGATCgctgaaaaatatatttatcaaTACTGAGTTActtactaatttataagatttttaatCATAATCAGCATAAAAGGTaaaggttgtctgtatagctatttcaagaaccaccaagttcaattatcagcagacttcgctaaagaaaagtTGTAATCTTGTTTATATTCAGTTTCTATTAGTAGAAAATGTCTAAATTTAGCACGAAACCTAATAAACGTAACTACAAATAGGTAGTAACAGGGTTATCGAAAAAGTGTGTGGAAATAACTGCATTTGCAATATTTTATTGTATAATGTAAATAGAATGTAATTAAAAACGTTATTGTTTGAACCTATTATATATTAGGTGGCTTAAAGAAATAATATAACagcaaattacaaaatatcacagaggtttttttttgctataaTACGTAATATCTCGCGCTTTGGGTAGGGTTCAATATGTGAAATTTGCACCCAAATAGGAAGTAGAataattttttacatttttcaatGGCTTAGTATTATtgttggcaataatatttccGAGGTCACCCACACGAAGCAGAATACAATgtaatatatgaaataataaataataataataatttaataatttttaaaagtagTGTTAGAGAACTATCAACTCATGCATCGTCAAATCACATCATTACTAACAACAGTCAAACTCAATTTAATCGctatttcaatttaaacaaattttaaattatgaGAGCTTTAGAAGCCCTTCCTGTGTCCCAAATGCTTGCATGActtttacatatatttctatttACGTTCCTATAATTTCATTACAATGCAGTTCAATCCACTGTAAAGTAAGTGCACCCACTAGAAAATGCTGCCCAAAACCGTCAACCGCTGGTCACAGAGACGGCCTTAATGTGGCCTCTAACATGGCCAAAGAGGaaagagaacaaaaatttcttttttttttagatattaCAGGCAAAGCACTTAGTCAGTCAGCAAGCCAAACAGTTGGCCAGCCACTCAGAACACCGTCGCCACAGCCAGCACCCGCCACCACAACTGgctaatcaaaaatttatttaatttcttgtCCAGCACAAAGACCGACCCTTGGTCCTAGTGAAAGTGCGTCCAGGCCAGCATTTCGTATGAGGCGGGAGCCCAGATGGAAATTAGGCCCCCGAAGGCAACAGAAACAGATTTGGTTGCTCTGTCCTTGACTGAGCGACTGAGCGAGTTAAGCAACCAAATTTGTTGATGTTGACCGCAGTGCACAGCTCTCTGTGGCAGAGTCCCTTGCTGCTGTCGCTGCCACACCCCGCCCCCGCTGTAATGCTATGCCTCTGTCCATGTCGTGTCTGTTAGTATAGCTGCAGGAAATGCAGTCTAAAAACCAACAAACGGCGGAAATGCGCCGTGGCCGAATTCGCGTCTGCGTCTCTGGCATTGCGATTAAACTTTTTGCATTAAATATTTCGACGCGCAACTGGCTTGGGAGCGCCACTGAAGCTGTGGATCTATGCGGATGCTGCGGCTACTTTTTTCACAAATCTAATTGCAAATTTTATGTAGCGGCAGCCGCCGGCCGTGCGTCCAACTTCACCCACATCCAGCTCCAACGCCCCCAGGCGACAGCTCCTCTCGAAAACTATACTGTATAAACAATGTGGCCGCTGGCAGCAACTGGCAGCGTTTTTTCCTCCTGTTTCCTGTTTGCCAGCAGTAAatcatgaaatttatttaCCAGCATGCGAGCAGACAACAGCGAAAGcgacaaaaaaaagcaaaaactaaaattgcaaaaataaattgcaaaatgtTGTCCGCACTTCGAGTGGCACTAGGCACGCCTCGAGCAACATCCAGCATCAGGTCAGGGGTTAGGGGTGTCCGTTAATTTAGATGTGTTTTTAATTTGGTTCTGTTGGCTCtggccaaaaaagaaaaactctgTTGACAAAGCCACAAGAACATCTTTGCCTCCCGCCTCTAGTTGCCCAGTGAACGCCTACTCCTATGCCTAAAATTTCGTTTTccgatttaattaaaactaatgAAAACTTTTGTCTATGAGCAGTCAAGTAGTCGACCACCAACACCAACTGAAGAAGAAGTAGCCACAGCAGTCAATCTTGCAATTTTGCAAACGACAAAAGTGACAAGTGTTGGACCCACCAAGGACGAGACGAAATCTAGCACAAGGCGAGGCCAAACACCAAAAGAGGGGCCATCTGTGCGGACGTGTGGGGCACTTCACCATCGACCTCAAGGCGAAAAATGACAGGCAAAAGTTGTGCCACAATTGCACAAAGTGAGCACTTTAAGCCCTCATCCGAGAGCCCCACGAAAATGAGCAGCAAAGGTGCGTTGGGCAAGAATACTTAGCTGCACCTGAAGCCAGTGGAAGCAATTAAGCAAACCGTGCAATTTGAATCTCCACTCGGAAACTCAAGTAAACtacttgaaatttaaattatttcttgGCAATGGGAATGCCAGGATAATCGTAAAATACTCTTAAATGCTAAAATTACGGGGCTGCTGCTAAAGTCAAACTAAACGAAAATAAAAGATCAGATGGAGAATTGGAAAGCCATTCAGTTGAGGCTTATGTATTTAAGCAacattaattaaagaaaatagttttatttgaaatatatttgaactttaattttttaatactttaaCTAACATTTCAGCATAAGTTGCCCTCGATGCGAATAAGAGGAGAGATTAAGGACACTTTGCATTAGATAATCTTCTTGATGAAAACTCTAGAAATGTGTTTTTAAATGCATCCAAAATGACTAATATTGAGGGTTGTTTGAAGCTCGTGATCTTCGTTGTATGCCCTTTAAAGTGGGAGACGTTCGTGGTATATCCAGCAAGCCCAACATGATTCCAGAACAATTCCGTTTACTCTGCGCCGAGAGGCGTGGCAATTTCTTAGtgtttctttcattttcaattgccTCAGTCTTAAGGGAACGAAGGGATGGATTAGTAGTATCAAATCTATTGGTTGATCTTGGAGAGAATATGTTTATAGTGGGATTTCCTAAAGCTGGCATTGCAATAGTGACATTCGATCGAGACTCTGTTAATAGCAAATTCTGTTCTTTCTCGATAAGTGAATTGGGATTATCAATTGGCCGCAGGATGCATTTGTTAACTGCAGCTTCTGGATTGATAGTGACCAAGTAGGAATAGGTGGGTTTCTTTCCAAAGTTTTGCAGATGACGTTGCTTCTGTTGATATTGCATAATTAAATCTCCAATTTGATTTATAATATGACAACTTTCAAGATCTTTTGGGCAAGTATTAGTCTGTTCTGGGGGCACATGTGAAGTTAGCTTGCTATCAGTATGATAAAGGGGTATCTTGGAAAATTTTGATGTCGAAGCGGAATCTCCCGACTTCGGAGACTTGTTGCTTTGTTGCATAGGGATTTGAAGGCTGAGCGGACCATCTAATCCCTCCCGATGAACGTCATTTGACACTCGCTTGATGTCAAAGGTGGCCTGCCTTCTGATGCTAGGTCGTTCGGAAAAACCAGAGGAAACTTGTAGCATTTTCTCCTGCTGATGACGCAACTCCTCTAGCTTGCTGCGTATGTGGTCCAAATTTGAGGTGGTCTGACCCAGCGTAAGGTTTTGGGCATCAGCAGTTTTTGAAACTGAAGTCTCTGAAATCTCGTTGTTTGAGGAATGGACAGTGGGCGCTTCCGAGTCTGATACAAGTTCATTCTTGTATTCAAGCAGAAGCATGGGTAAGCAGAGATCTTGCATATCATTCTGGAATTTAAGCTCATCCTCGATTGCCTTTAGTGAGGCCATGGCCGCAGCTGCAGTGGCTGGCGTTCCTGTGAAAGTCGCATCAAGTTCGGGAGGTGGGACGATGGACTCCAGTTGAATCAAATGTTCGCATTCCCTCATCGCTTTAGTCATACGCTCGCCCTCTTGCCGGGCCAGAGACTTGTCCAGTCGGGTTCGAGTGGCCACAGCCACTCCATCGACCAGAATAAAGGGGACACCTGCACTCAGGCCATGTGCTATGTCCTCCATGCCCGATAAGCTGGCATCGTTGTCATTATTGAATGCATGAGATGTGCCTGGGATGGCAGGTGGCTTTGCGTGTCCACTTGACTTGTGGTCGCTGCTCTTCTTCTTGCTCATTGTGGCTAATGTGGAACAAATAAGCTCGATGCGAAATGCCAGATAAATAAACGCAAATAAACGCAATTCAAACTAACAAATGGATGTGCGAGCGAATTGGATTGAGTttgatttgcatttaattgaGGCGGAAACAATAGCCAAATCTGTGAGCACTCACCTGACCGCGAAATAGTTGATGCTACCGCTCCCACGATTGCCAGCACCAGGAGTGGGGGAGGATGATAGGTGGCGGGCGGAAtggggcacacacacacacaacacacacagaaacgCACCGCAGAAAAGCACCAGAGGCAAACGAAATTTAAATCCTTCAAAAAGTACTCcacagaaaataaaattgaaaaggaTAAAAGTTTTTAGAACAAGCgtataaaagaaaaggaaaacaaatgtTGCTTCAAATCTTTTTGGCCGTCCTTTGGGCTGCCGCAGTGAGCACTTGTGGCACAGGGCAAAAGGCAGTCCGGAGTGGGAGCTGGGAATAGGTGGGAGGGTGGGTGGTTGTATTTGGTTATACTGTTAGGCAATCCGTAAACCAAAACTTTATTTTGCTGCTGATAAAAACTTAAATGttgttcctgctgctgctgccgctgccgctgtgCCACGCAATCGTAAATGTTTGATATCCCCAAAAGGTTAACAATTTCCGTTGGCTTTGCCTCACTTTGCTCAAGAGTTAGTTTTctccttttgttgttgttattatttttggtcTTCTgttctgtggttgttgttttttgttgttgtttttctgcTGATGTCAAAGAATTTTGCGGTTGGCCAAATAAAACCACAGAGCTGGCAAATACGTTGTGTAAATGTGTGTGATCTAcgtttcgttgtttttgttttttaagataatttttcatttgttattaCAACATGTGGAATAGCCAACCCtgtttaattttgttcaaaCAAAGAAAACGAAATTGTTGTTGAGAATTTGAT is a window encoding:
- the LOC111519429 gene encoding uncharacterized protein LOC111519429, giving the protein MSKKKSSDHKSSGHAKPPAIPGTSHAFNNDNDASLSGMEDIAHGLSAGVPFILVDGVAVATRTRLDKSLARQEGERMTKAMRECEHLIQLESIVPPPELDATFTGTPATAAAAMASLKAIEDELKFQNDMQDLCLPMLLLEYKNELVSDSEAPTVHSSNNEISETSVSKTADAQNLTLGQTTSNLDHIRSKLEELRHQQEKMLQVSSGFSERPSIRRQATFDIKRVSNDVHREGLDGPLSLQIPMQQSNKSPKSGDSASTSKFSKIPLYHTDSKLTSHVPPEQTNTCPKDLESCHIINQIGDLIMQYQQKQRHLQNFGKKPTYSYLVTINPEAAVNKCILRPIDNPNSLIEKEQNLLLTESRSNVTIAMPALGNPTINIFSPRSTNRFDTTNPSLRSLKTEAIENERNTKKLPRLSAQSKRNCSGIMLGLLDIPRTSPTLKGIQRRSRASNNPQY